The sequence CAGCTGGCCGCGGCAGATGGCCAGCGAGGCGTCGACAATGTAGCGGCAGCGCTCGTAGCGCCGGGCGCGGTAGGCTTCGAACGCAGCTTCCGGGGCCTCGGCGCGAGCCAACTCCTCGGCCAGGACTATGGCGTCCTCGATGGCCATGCCTGCGCCCTGGCCGAGGTGTGGCGTCGTTGCGTGGACGGCGTCTCCGAGGAGAACGATGCGCCCCTTGTGCCAAGGGCCAGCCAAAAACTGGGTTTCGAGGGGCTTGTAGACGACCCCCGCATCGTCCGTGATCTGCTCAGCCAGGACGGCGATCGCCGGCGGCGCCCAGTCGAGCTTGCTGCGCATCGCACGGGCGAGGCCCTCTTGTGGATACCGCGGATTTCCCGGCTCGGCGGTCGTCACGTACATGTACATCAGACTGGAGGCGAGCGGCACGAGGCCCACGCCGACCGGGCCGTCGTAGACATGAAGGCTGTCCAGATCGGCAGGACGTTCGAAATTATATCGCCACACCGACTGGCCCGTGAACCTGGGCGCCTCGGCGCCCGGAAAGATGACGGTCCGGGTCGTCGAATAGAGGCCGTCGGCCCCCACCACCAGGTCATATTCGCCGCTCGATCCGTCCGAGAAATGCGCGCGCACTCTGCGCCCGTCATCTTCGAGCCCGGTCGCCGTCAGGCCCAGCCTGACCTTGGCGCCTGCACCGATCGCGCGGTCGCCCAGCACCTTGTGCAAAGCGGGGCGGCCGATGCCGATATTGGCCGGGTAGCCCTCAACCAGCTTGGGCGCCGGCGCTCGGGCCACCCTCACGCCGTTCGGCGCGAAGATGTCGACAAAGTCGAAGCCGCAGCCAGCGTTCAGATAGTCGTCCAGGATGCCGAGCTGCGCCATGGCGCGGACCACGTTCGATTGCTGGATGATGCCGACGCCGTAAACCGACCAATCAGGATCGCGTTCGATCAGCTCGACGACGGCGCCTTGGCGTCTCAGCGCAATCGCCGCGGTCAGTCCGCCGATGCCGCCGCCGATGATCAGGACCTTGGGCGCGATCAAAGCCGCACCTGGAACGCGACGAGGCGAACACCGGACGCCATGGACATTGCTCCTCCCACCCGGGCGTCGTGGCGCCCTTCCTAGCGATAGGAGGCTAGAGCTCGATCACCCTTTGTAAAATCGATTGATCAGATGGAAACTCATCCATCACGTAAATGGTCTAGGCCGCTGCGCCTGTATGCGAAGCTCCTGCAGCAGCCAGCGCACGCCTTCGTCATTGGCGCGCGAGGGATGGTGATGGATCATCTGACGCAGAGGCGGAAACGGAAACGGCAGAGGCGCATAAGCGATCGGGAATTGCCGGGTCATGGTTTCCGCCAGCCGCCCATGCATGATCGCCAGTCGCTCGCTGCCGACCAGAAACAAGGGCGCCATGGCGAAAGAGGCGGCTCTGACCTCGACCCTGCGCGACCGACCGAGCAGTTCAGCCTGCCGATCGGCGAAGCTCAGGATGCGCTGAGGCCCGATCGCCACCGCCACGTGGCCGCAGCGGAAGATTTTCTCCTCGGTGACCTCGCCCTGGAACAGGGGGTTGTCGCGCCATCCGACGATGACGTGCTGCTCTTCGAAGAACAGCTCGGTGGGGTATTCGTCGACCATGAAGCCTTCCGGGCTGATCAGGAGGTCGACATCGCCTCTTTGAAATTCGGCCTGACTGGCCGGGTCGGGAAAGATGAGATCGAAGCCAATCCGGGGCGCAAGGCTCGCCAGGCGTGACAGGAGCGGCGCCAGAATCGAACTGGTCACCGAATCCGAGGCGATGATGCGGAAGGCGCGCTGCGAGGTCGCAGGATCGAAAACCGACGAGGAGCTCACGATGCCGTCGGCGACCTTCAGGCATTCGCGAACCTGCGGCCTCAGGCCCTCGGCGAAGGGGGTCGGATACATCGATTTGCCGAGCCCGACGAGGATCTCGTCGTCGAAGAACTCGCGCAGGCGAGCGAGCGCGGCGCTGGTCGCCGGTTGGCTCAAGTGCAGACGCCGGGCCGCCGCCGAGACGCTGCGCTCGTCGAGCAACACGTCCAAGCAGACGAGAAGGTTGAGGTCGAGGCCTTTGAACCGCACAGCTACCTATCCATAAAACGAGTTGATAATGATCTAAACAACAAATTTGGCAAATGCATATCGGTTGCATAGCCTCCTCCCAACAAAGCCGCCCGCGAAGGGCGGTCCTGGGGAGGACCTATGAAGCAAGCTCTTGTAGCGGGATGCGCATTGGCCGTGATCGCCGCTGCATCGAACGCCGCGGCCCAGACCGCTTCGCCCGCCGCGCAATCGCCGTCGGCCAACGGCCAGCTGACCACCTTGTCCGACATCGTCGTGACCGCTCAGCGCCGCTCGGAGTCCCTGCAGCGCGCGGCCCTGCCGGTCAGCGCCGTATCCGGCGCGGCGCTGGTCGCCGGGGGCGTGACGCGCCCGAGTGAGCTGACGACCATCGTGCCGGCCCTCCAAGTCGCCCCGGCCGCCGGCCCCTCCAGCCTGTTCTATTTGCGAGGCGTCGGTAATTTCAACGGCAACGCCCTGTCCGATCCCGCCATCGCCTTCAACTTCGACGGCGTCTATATCGGACGTCCCTCCAGCACCTCCGGCTTCTTTTACGACATCGATCGGGTCGAGGTCCTGAAAGGTCCGCAAGGCACGCTGTACGGCCGAAACGCCACCGGCGGGGCGATCAACGTCATCAGCCAGAAACCGGTGTTGGGCCAGTACAGCGGCGATGCGTCGGTGGCCTATGGCAACTACAGCGCCGTACGCGCGGACGGCGACGTCAACATCCCGATGGGCGATGACGCCGCCCTTCGCGCCGCCGCCAGCTATGTGCGCCACGACGGCTACATGAAGGATGGGACCGACGACCAGGACGACCTCGGCGGGCGGCTCTCGTTCCGCTGGGAGCCCTCCAAGGCGGTCTCGGTGAATTTGGTGGCCGACTATTTCCACCAGGGCGGCAAAGGCGTCGGCGGAACGCCGGTCCAACTCGGGATCGATGGGCGGCCTGGCTTCCTGTCGCCTGCGGGCCAAGCGTTCACGGCGGCCCAGCCCGATCTTCTGCTCGGCCAGGCCTTCACCCCGTTCTCGACCCGGCCGCATCTGAACGACAGCTACTGGGGGATTTCATCGACTATCGATTGGCGCACGCCGATCGGAACTGTGACCCTTGTTCCGGCTTGGCGCGACAGCAGCCTGAACTTCCTATCCGACACGCCGGGCTTTTATCTCTGGCAGCGCGAGCACGACCGGCAGGGCAGCCTGGAGGCCCGCCTGACCTCAGGCGACGAGCACCCGCTGCGCTATCTGCTGGGCGCCTTCTACTACAACGAGACCAACGAGGTTCCGCAGTTCTACGTCAACCAGCAAGCCAACGTGAACCTGGACACCTACAAACAGTCCGACGAGAACGAAGCCGTATTCGGTCGGCTCACCTATGCGGTGACCCACGATTTCCGCCTCAGCGTGGGCGCCCGATACACCTATGAGACCAAGGACCTGAGCGGCTCGCTCTCCGGCGACCTGCGCCCCTGCGTGTTGGCGACCGGCTGCCCGGGCGCGTCGCCCATCCCCCTCTCTCTGACCCTGCCGCCCCCCAACTTCAATCCTGTCGCCGGCGCAGGGACCCTGACCATCCCGAGCTTTGTCGGCGATCTGGGCGCCAATGCGCTTCACAGGACCTTCGATAAAGTCACCTACCGGGTCGGCGCCGATTGGGACGTCACCGCGCACAACCTCGTCTATGCGAGCTTCGAGACCGGCTTCAAATCCGGCGGGTTCTTCTTCACCTCCGACAATGGCGTCTATCGCCCCGAAACGATCGAGGCCTTCACACTGGGCTCGAAGAACCGGTTCCTGGACAACCGCCTGCAGCTGAACCTGGAAGCCTTCTACTGGCGCTACCGCGACCAGCAGATCAGCCATCTGGTCGACGATTCCGCGGGACAGTCAGTGTTCGCCACCCAGAACGTCGGCCAAGCCAGCTACAAGGGTGTCGAGATCGATACCCGCTACAAGCTGTCGGCGACGACCGAGCTGAATGCGGACGTCCAGTACCTGGACGCGACCTACGACTCATTTGTCTACCAGACGCCCAACCTGAACGGCGGCTTCGCCAACGGCACAGGCTGTCCCAACCTTGTCGCGCCGGGCGCCAGCTACACGATCAACTGCTCCGGCAAGACACCGCCCTACGCGCCGGCCTGGACCATCAACCTGGGCGGCGAGCAGACTGTCTATCTCGGCGAGGGGCGGCTCACGGGCGACCTGCGCGCCCACTGGCAGTCAAAGACCCTGACCGGACTGGAGTTCCTGGCGAGCGAATATCAGGCCGCCTATTGGAACGTCGACGCCCAGCTCGCCTACGCCTTCCCTGGGGGGCGCTACACCGTGACGCTCTACGGCGACAACCTGTTCGACAAGACCACCATCGGCAACACCTTCCCGACGCCCTTCAGCCTCTTCACGTCCGCCACGCTGCGGCCGCCGCGGACCTACGGCGTGCGCCTCAGCGGCAAGTTCTGATCGCCGATGGCCTCAGGCCTCACCATCCTGGTCACTGGAGCCGGGGGTTTCGTAGCCCGCGGCCTGGTTGAACGCATGGCGGCCGAGCCTGGCCTGAAAGGTGCGCGCCTGGTCCTGACGGACCATCGGATCGGGCACGTTGCAGCCTGGCCGGACGCAGAGATTGTAGAAGGCGATCTCAGGGATGCGCGCCTGCGGGCCGGACTTTGCGCCGATCCGGTCGACATCTGCTTTCACCTGGCCGGGGTCCTGGGCGGCGCGGCAGAGGCCGACTACGACCTGGCACGGGCCGTCAATCTCGACGCCAGCCTGTCGCTTCTGGAAAGCCTGCGCCGACCTTCCCGGCCGCCGCGCGTGGTCTTCGCCAGCTCCATCGCAGTGTTCGGCGCGCCCTTACCCCAGCGGGTGGATGATGGGACCGCCCCTCGGCCCTCCATGACCTATGGCGCCCAGAAGCTGATGATCGAGACGGCGCTGGGCGCCTTTTCCCGCAGAGGTGAACTGGATGGGCTGGCCCTGCGCCTGCCCGGGGTCGTCGCCCGTCCGGACGCTGACGCCCGCCTGAAATCAGCCTTCCTGAACCGCCTCTTCCATGAATTCGCCGCCGGAACCGACATGATCTTGCCGGTCTCGCCGCAAGGTCAGACCTGGCTTCTGTCCCGCACCGCCTGCGCCGACAATCTTCTCAAGGCCGCCATGATTGCGCCGGACCGTCTGGGCGAGCGGCGCGCCATCACCTTGCCGGCGGTGCAGTGTTCGATGGCCGACCTGATCGACGCCCTGCGCCGCCGATATCCGAACAGCCCGTCCCGGATCCGCTTCGAGCCCGACCCGTGGCTCGAGGCCCAGTTCGCCACCTATCCGCCGCTGGCCACGCCGTTGGCGGAGAGCCTGGGCTTTGCAGCGGACGAGAGCGTCGATCGGCTCATCGAACACGCCATTGCGGCCGGCGCAGCGCCGGCGATTGCGACTATGACCGAGGAGGCGCGAGGCTGATGCGATTGGCGACGATGCGCGCGGGCGGCCGAGACGGCCGCCTAGTTGTGGTGTCCAGCGACCTCAGCCGCTGCGCCGGCGCCGCTGGGATCGCCCCCACCCTGCAGGACGCCCTGGACAACTGGGCGACGGCCGCGCCCGAGCTGGAAGCGCTGCAACAGCGGCTCGACGACGGCCTGTGCGCCGATGCGGCTCCTTTTGACCCGGCCCACGCCATGGCTCCCCTGCCCCGAGCCTGGCAATGGCTGGACGCCTCCGCCTACCCCAGCCACGGCGAGCTGATGGCCAAGGTGCTCGGCATCGCTCCGGAACTCTACGGCGCGCCCCTGATGTACCAGGGTCTGTCGGACCACTTTATCGGCCCTACAGAAAACGTTCCCCTGCCAGACGAGGAGCATGGCGTCGATTTCGAGGGGGAGTTCGGCGTCATAACCGACGCCGTGCCCATGGGGGTGAGCCCGCAGCAGGCGCTGCGGCACATCTGCCTGGTCGTTCAGATCAACGACTGGTCGCTGCGCGCCCTGGCCGGCCGCGAGATGAAAACCGGCTTCGGCTGGATCCAAGCCAAACCCGCCTGCAGCATGGCGCCGGTCGCGGTGACGCCCAAAGCGCTGGGCCCATCCTGGCGCGAGGCGCGCCCCGATCTCGACCTGCTGGTCGACTGGAACGGCGTCCGCTTCGGCCGGGCCAACGGATCGCCGATGGAATTCGGCTTCCACGAGTTGATCGCCCACGCCGCCCGCACGCGCTCCCTGCCGGCAGGAACCGTGATCGGCTCTGGCACCGTCTCCAACGCAAACTTCCGCGAGGTCGGCTCGTCCTGCATCGCCGAACGGCGCGGCATCGAGATCGTCGACCAAGGCGAGGCGAAGACCGGCTTCATGCGCTTCGGTGACCGTGTGCGCATGGAAGCGCGCACGAAGGACGGCGCGCCCGTCTTCGGCGCGATCGATCAGGCTGTAATCCCTTTCAGGCCCCAATCATGACAGGAGTGAACATGTCCGCAGGCGTTCGTCGGATCGTCACCGGCCACGACGACGAGGGGAAGGCGATTGTCATAAGCGACGGCCCACCCGAGCGGGTCCAGTCGCTAGGGCCCAAGGGCCCGATCTTCTATGAGCTCTGGAACACCCGCCAGGCGCCAGTCCTCATCGACCGGCGGGGCGGCGAACCGGCTGAGACGGGATTGATCCTTGCGCCCCCCGAGCGCGGAACGCGGATCCGCATTCTCGACATCGCGCCCGAGGATGACGCCCTCGAGACGATCGACGCCGAGGAGTCGCGCAGGCATTTCGAACTCGTCGGCGCCGGCGAAGCTTCGACCAACCAGGGCGGCGATGCGCCCCACCCTTTCATGCACCGCACTGAGACCATCGACTACGGCATCGTGCTGGAAGGCGAGATCACCCTGATCCTGGACAGAGCGGAGACGCTCGTCCGGGCTGGCGACGTCGTCATCCAGAAGGGAACCAACCACGCCTGGGCGAACCGCAGCGGCCGCAACTGCCGGATCGCCTTCATCCTCATTGATGGTTGCTACGAGGCCGGACTCTAGCGATCGATGGGCGGGCGCCGTTCGATTGCGCGTTGGTTGATCCGCACCACCTGTCTTGCGGAGTGCACTGCCCCACTTGGTCCGTCAACCCATCTCCGCGGGGACATTTCTTATGACTGCAA is a genomic window of Phenylobacterium montanum containing:
- a CDS encoding FAD-dependent oxidoreductase is translated as MIAPKVLIIGGGIGGLTAAIALRRQGAVVELIERDPDWSVYGVGIIQQSNVVRAMAQLGILDDYLNAGCGFDFVDIFAPNGVRVARAPAPKLVEGYPANIGIGRPALHKVLGDRAIGAGAKVRLGLTATGLEDDGRRVRAHFSDGSSGEYDLVVGADGLYSTTRTVIFPGAEAPRFTGQSVWRYNFERPADLDSLHVYDGPVGVGLVPLASSLMYMYVTTAEPGNPRYPQEGLARAMRSKLDWAPPAIAVLAEQITDDAGVVYKPLETQFLAGPWHKGRIVLLGDAVHATTPHLGQGAGMAIEDAIVLAEELARAEAPEAAFEAYRARRYERCRYIVDASLAICRGQLGEGPLVDNAVATKAMFGVVAQPI
- a CDS encoding LysR family transcriptional regulator, which codes for MRFKGLDLNLLVCLDVLLDERSVSAAARRLHLSQPATSAALARLREFFDDEILVGLGKSMYPTPFAEGLRPQVRECLKVADGIVSSSSVFDPATSQRAFRIIASDSVTSSILAPLLSRLASLAPRIGFDLIFPDPASQAEFQRGDVDLLISPEGFMVDEYPTELFFEEQHVIVGWRDNPLFQGEVTEEKIFRCGHVAVAIGPQRILSFADRQAELLGRSRRVEVRAASFAMAPLFLVGSERLAIMHGRLAETMTRQFPIAYAPLPFPFPPLRQMIHHHPSRANDEGVRWLLQELRIQAQRPRPFT
- a CDS encoding TonB-dependent receptor gives rise to the protein MKQALVAGCALAVIAAASNAAAQTASPAAQSPSANGQLTTLSDIVVTAQRRSESLQRAALPVSAVSGAALVAGGVTRPSELTTIVPALQVAPAAGPSSLFYLRGVGNFNGNALSDPAIAFNFDGVYIGRPSSTSGFFYDIDRVEVLKGPQGTLYGRNATGGAINVISQKPVLGQYSGDASVAYGNYSAVRADGDVNIPMGDDAALRAAASYVRHDGYMKDGTDDQDDLGGRLSFRWEPSKAVSVNLVADYFHQGGKGVGGTPVQLGIDGRPGFLSPAGQAFTAAQPDLLLGQAFTPFSTRPHLNDSYWGISSTIDWRTPIGTVTLVPAWRDSSLNFLSDTPGFYLWQREHDRQGSLEARLTSGDEHPLRYLLGAFYYNETNEVPQFYVNQQANVNLDTYKQSDENEAVFGRLTYAVTHDFRLSVGARYTYETKDLSGSLSGDLRPCVLATGCPGASPIPLSLTLPPPNFNPVAGAGTLTIPSFVGDLGANALHRTFDKVTYRVGADWDVTAHNLVYASFETGFKSGGFFFTSDNGVYRPETIEAFTLGSKNRFLDNRLQLNLEAFYWRYRDQQISHLVDDSAGQSVFATQNVGQASYKGVEIDTRYKLSATTELNADVQYLDATYDSFVYQTPNLNGGFANGTGCPNLVAPGASYTINCSGKTPPYAPAWTINLGGEQTVYLGEGRLTGDLRAHWQSKTLTGLEFLASEYQAAYWNVDAQLAYAFPGGRYTVTLYGDNLFDKTTIGNTFPTPFSLFTSATLRPPRTYGVRLSGKF
- a CDS encoding NAD-dependent epimerase/dehydratase family protein, with the protein product MASGLTILVTGAGGFVARGLVERMAAEPGLKGARLVLTDHRIGHVAAWPDAEIVEGDLRDARLRAGLCADPVDICFHLAGVLGGAAEADYDLARAVNLDASLSLLESLRRPSRPPRVVFASSIAVFGAPLPQRVDDGTAPRPSMTYGAQKLMIETALGAFSRRGELDGLALRLPGVVARPDADARLKSAFLNRLFHEFAAGTDMILPVSPQGQTWLLSRTACADNLLKAAMIAPDRLGERRAITLPAVQCSMADLIDALRRRYPNSPSRIRFEPDPWLEAQFATYPPLATPLAESLGFAADESVDRLIEHAIAAGAAPAIATMTEEARG
- a CDS encoding fumarylacetoacetate hydrolase family protein — its product is MRLATMRAGGRDGRLVVVSSDLSRCAGAAGIAPTLQDALDNWATAAPELEALQQRLDDGLCADAAPFDPAHAMAPLPRAWQWLDASAYPSHGELMAKVLGIAPELYGAPLMYQGLSDHFIGPTENVPLPDEEHGVDFEGEFGVITDAVPMGVSPQQALRHICLVVQINDWSLRALAGREMKTGFGWIQAKPACSMAPVAVTPKALGPSWREARPDLDLLVDWNGVRFGRANGSPMEFGFHELIAHAARTRSLPAGTVIGSGTVSNANFREVGSSCIAERRGIEIVDQGEAKTGFMRFGDRVRMEARTKDGAPVFGAIDQAVIPFRPQS
- a CDS encoding cupin domain-containing protein produces the protein MSAGVRRIVTGHDDEGKAIVISDGPPERVQSLGPKGPIFYELWNTRQAPVLIDRRGGEPAETGLILAPPERGTRIRILDIAPEDDALETIDAEESRRHFELVGAGEASTNQGGDAPHPFMHRTETIDYGIVLEGEITLILDRAETLVRAGDVVIQKGTNHAWANRSGRNCRIAFILIDGCYEAGL